The genomic stretch GTGGTGGCTTGAGAACAGAATACAAGGTTGGCGATTTCTTTAATCCGGTAGCCGCAATACGAGGTGAGGGAACTTCGGACGCGTATATGCCCAAACGGTGTCCATCGTTAAGTTCTTTTGTGGTTCAAAGATTTATCTGTGAGGAGTTGGAAAAAAGAGGGATAAAATACCATACAGGCGTTATTCATACAACGAATGTTCGGTTCTGGGAATTTAACGAGGCGTTCAAAAAAATTTTGGCAGATGAACGAGCACAGGCAATTGATATGGAGTGCGCAACACTTTTTACCGTCGGGTTTTCTAAATATGTACCTATAGGCGCTTTGATGCTAATATCAGACCTGCCGCTTAAAAAGGGTGGTATAAAAACAAAAAAAACTGCAAAAGAAGTATTTGAAAAATATACAGGTTCACATATTGAGATTGGAATTGCAGTTCTGAAAAATATGCAAAGAAAAGAAAAAGAAGGTCTGGATTACCGGTTTTGAAATTATCCTGTTTGTTTTACTCTGAAAATAAAAAATTTCTATAACTGATTTTTTACTTGACAACAATTTTTTTTTGTGTATAATATTAAAAGATGGTAAAAAAATATGTTAATTTGGTAAAATTAAACAAAATAAGGAAGGTGAAAAATGCAGTTAAAATCAGTAGAATTGTATGGTTTTAAATCATTCGCAGACAAAACATCACTTGAATTTGGCGATGGGATTACCGCGATTGTTGGACCGAATGGTTGTGGTAAAACGAATATCGTTGACGCAATGAAATGGGTACTCGGCGAGCAGTCGTCAAAATCGTTACGCGGTACCAAAATGGAAGATGTAATATTTAATGGCACCACTGCACGGAAAGCAACATCAGTCTCGGAAATAACGCTGAATTTTGATAATTCTAAAAATGTTTTGCCAATTGATTATTCCGAAATCAGCGTTACTCGGCGGCTGTTTCGTACTGGTGAGTCAGAGTATCTTTTGAACAAAACACCAGTTCGCCTGAGAGATATAAA from Elusimicrobiota bacterium encodes the following:
- a CDS encoding AMP nucleosidase; amino-acid sequence: MRKPKLTKDALAQIDQYSRDRVGLSTLERYTGSLASEFQPYILLTNFKLYVDIFAQKFKVSIQQGSVMRACHCKKEKISIIDYSVGSPTAALIVELLSFTKPKAVLMLGLCGGLRTEYKVGDFFNPVAAIRGEGTSDAYMPKRCPSLSSFVVQRFICEELEKRGIKYHTGVIHTTNVRFWEFNEAFKKILADERAQAIDMECATLFTVGFSKYVPIGALMLISDLPLKKGGIKTKKTAKEVFEKYTGSHIEIGIAVLKNMQRKEKEGLDYRF